From Arvicanthis niloticus isolate mArvNil1 chromosome 22, mArvNil1.pat.X, whole genome shotgun sequence, the proteins below share one genomic window:
- the LOC143435946 gene encoding LOW QUALITY PROTEIN: leukotriene-B4 omega-hydroxylase 3-like (The sequence of the model RefSeq protein was modified relative to this genomic sequence to represent the inferred CDS: deleted 2 bases in 2 codons): MKELTQLVGTYPQGFMMWIGPMVPVITLCHPDIVRSILNASAAVALKDVIFYSILKPWLGDGLLISAGDKWSRHRRMLTPAFHFNILKPYVKIFNDSTNIMHAKWQRLISEGNARLDMFEHVSLMTLDSLQKCVFSFDSNCQEKSSEYIAAILELSALVAKRHQQPLMYMDLLYNLTPDGMRFHKACNLVHEFTDAVIRERRRTLPDQGLDDFLKSKAKAKTLDFIDVLLLSKDEDGKELSDEDIRAEADTFMFEGHDTTASGLSWILYNLARHPEYQERCRQEVQELLRDREPEEIEWDDLAQLPFLTMCIKESLRLHPPVTVISRCCTQDIVLPDGRTIPKGIICLISIFGIHHNPSVWSDPEVYDPFRFDPERIKDSSPLAFIPFSAGPRNCIGQTFAMSEMKVALALTLLRFRVLPDDKEPRRQPELILRAEGGLWLRVEPLSAGAQ, encoded by the exons CTGCTGTTGCACTCAAGGATGTGATATTCTACAGCATCCTAAAGCCTTGGCTTG GGGATGGGCTCCTGATAAGTGCTGGGGACAAGTGGAGCCGCCACCGTCGCATGCTGACACCCGCCTTCCATTTCAACATCCTGAAACCCTATGTGAAGATTTTCAATGACAGCACCAACATCATGCAT GCCAAGTGGCAACGGTTGATTTCAGAAGGCAATGCCCGTCTGGACATGTTTGAGCATGTCAGCCTC ATGACTCTGGACAGTCTGCAGAAATGTGTT TTCAGCTTTGACAGCAACTGTCAGGA GAAGTCCAGTGAATATATTGCTGCCATCCTGGAGCTCAGTGCCCTAGTGGCCAAAAGGCACCAGCAGCCTTTGATGTACATGGACCTGCTGTATAACCTCACCCCTGATGGGATGCGCTTCCATAAGGCCTGCAACCTGGTGCATGAGTTCACCGATGCCGTCATCCGGGAGCGGCGCCGCACCCTCCCAGATCAGGGTTTGGATGACTTCCTTAAGTCTAAGGCCAAAGCCAAGACTTTGGATTTCATTGATGTGCTGCTGCTGAGCAAG GATGAAGATGGAAAGGAGCTGTCGGATGAGGACATCAGAGCAGAAGCTGACACCTTCATGTTTGAGG GCCATGACACCACAGCCAGTGGGCTCTCCTGGATTCTGTACAACCTGGCGAGGCACCCAGAATACCAGGAGCGCTGCCGGCAGGAGGTGCAGGAGCTCCTGAGGGACCGTGAGCCTGAGGAGATTGAATG GGACGACCTGGCCCAGCTGCCCTTCCTGACCATGTGCATCAAGGAGAGTCTGCGGCTGCACCCCCCAGTCACGGTCATCTCCCGATGCTGCACCCAGGACATTGTGCTCCCAGACGGCCGGACCATTCCCAAAG GTATCATCTGCCTCATCAGCATCTTTGGAATTCATCACAACCCGTCTGTGTGGTCAGACCCTGAG GTCTATGACCCCTTCCGCTTTGACCCAGAAAGAATTAAAGACAGCTCACCTCTGGCATTTATTCCCTTCTCGGCGGGGCCCAG GAACTGCATAGGTCAGACTTTCGCCATGAGCGAGATGAAGGTGGCACTGGCCCTGACACTGCTGCGCTTCCGCGTCCTGCCAGATGACAAGGAGCCGCGCAGGCAGCCAGAGCTGATCCTGCGCGCAGAAGGCGGGCTGTGGCTGCGGGTGGAGCCGCTGAGCGCGGGCGCGCAGTGA